A region from the Triticum aestivum cultivar Chinese Spring chromosome 3D, IWGSC CS RefSeq v2.1, whole genome shotgun sequence genome encodes:
- the LOC123073623 gene encoding uncharacterized protein, with the protein MKRLQHSEVDAGICRRRSPRLHPQIHASDEGATVASRRSTRLHPQTHTSDEGARVIRRPRGTLLDNNDDMLWEILLRLPPQPSSLLRASAVCKRWRCVATDPEFLRCFRAHHRKAPLLGLLVCRNSHKNVFHPVLNPPDRIPPKRFTLGCYSKVRYCVLSCRHGRILVKDSKNKEVVLCDPITGEQHRMPVPPAFDMTYLSGAVLCTAGDQGHVHGSCHSSHFKVVLLSMYIHDDRRPLARVFSSKTGKWGNLISIETQPKTMYGPCCPNTLVGNIIYWLSRYARGVIIEFDLEGQNLTLIKGPHSMNDFSICQCQIIQTDERIVGVAMLSNDNIQVWQREVNPEGVSIWVSQKTVELRNIIKTLPQNWETMPWTKLVGYDDDTNAIFLYMHDSAYMVQLKSMHSTKLDVPCSTKYYPFRSFYLPGTTIAGGTNGANKLGSLSGLMC; encoded by the exons ATGAAACGCCTCCAACACAGCGAGGTGGACGCCGGAATATGCCGCCGCCGTAGCCCACGCCTTCATCCCCAAATCCACGCCAGTGATGAGGGTGCCACAGTGGCCAGCCGACGCAGCACGCGTCTCCATCCCCAGACCCACACGAGCGACGAGGGAGCCCGAGTAATCCGCCGCCCCCGCGGCACCTTGCTGGACAACAACGATGATATGCTCTGGGAGATCCTACTCCGCCTCCCGCCGCAGCCGTCCTCCCTCCTGCGTGCATCCGCCGTCTGCAAGCGTTGGCGATGCGTGGCCACTGACCCCGAGTTCCTCCGCTGCTTCCGTGCTCACCACCGGAAGGCACCCCTCCTCGGCTTGCTTGTGTGTCGCAACAGCCATAAGAACGTGTTCCACCCCGTCCTGAATCCTCCCGACCGCATCCCTCCAAAGCGCTTCACCCTTGGATGCTACAGTAAAGTACGTTACTGTGTGCTCAGTTGCCGCCATGGTCGCATCCTCGTCAAAGACTCAAAGAATAAAGAGGTCGTTCTGTGCGACCCCATCACAGGCGAGCAGCACCGCATGCCCGTTCCACCGGCGTTCGACATGACCTATCTAAGCGGGGCGGTGCTCTGCACTGCCGGCGACCAGGGCCATGTGCACGGCAGCTGCCACTCCAGCCACTTCAAAGTGGTCCTGTTGTCCATGTACATACATGATGACCGGCGACCTCTGGCTCGTGTTTTCTCCTCAAAGACCGGCAAATGGGGCAATCTCATCTCAATAGAGACTCAACCTAAGACCATGTATGGTCCTTGTTGTCCCAACACCCTTGTTGGCAATATCATTTACTGGTTGTCCAGGTATGCGAGAGGCGTTATAATTGAGTTTGATTTGGAGGGGCAGAACCTTACCCTGATCAAGGGGCCTCACAGTATGAATGATTTTAGCATATGCCAGTGTCAGATTATACAGAcagatgagaggattgttggtgttGCCATGTTATCTAACGATAACATTCAAGTGTGGCAGAGGGAGGTCAATCCTGAAGGTGTTTCCATATGGGTGTCCCAAAAGACAGTTGAATTGCGTAACATTATTAAGACCCTTCCTCAAAATTGGGAAACTATGCCATGGACCAAACTAGTGGGGTATGATGACGATACCAATGCAATCTTTTTATATATGCATGATAGTGCCTATATGGTTCAACTCAAATCAATGCATTCCACAAAACTTGATGTACCATGCTCTACGAAGTACTACCCTTTCAGGAGTTTCTACCTACCAG GCACAACCATTGCTGGTGGAACTAATGGAGCTAATAAGTTGGGATCATTGTCTGGTTTGATGTGCTAA